A genome region from Clostridium pasteurianum includes the following:
- a CDS encoding Ig-like domain-containing protein — MNTQLNQFNALLKRSGKSCILNNSTTKVSGIFKEIDDKAKEIDTKYFYTTMPLKQGDMISYNNITYIVITLNQSINNVYSIYVIRECPFYLNYWCGDTLKVTPIFVDTKVFDTASTTYMQLADGQVYITVQSNNYTNLINLNDRMIKFGYAWKVIAIDRTITGILKLNCKVDGFINGDDEKGEIPIHTVATHTYVVTVTPSSIPNLSVGSTQQLTASVTEDGTAINNATFTYTSSDTTIATISTSGLVTAVKAGSVTITVAYNNHTATVSITVISSTPTASYTLNGSTVLKVGNTGTWTVLNSDGTTPTESFNFTVSDTNKATKQGTTSNSVTLKGVTYGQIKLTATDSNGISCWKVISVQNGW; from the coding sequence ATGAATACTCAATTAAATCAATTTAATGCTTTACTTAAAAGAAGCGGTAAGAGTTGTATTTTAAATAATTCTACTACTAAAGTAAGTGGCATATTTAAGGAGATAGATGATAAGGCAAAGGAAATTGACACTAAATATTTTTATACTACTATGCCACTTAAGCAGGGTGATATGATTTCTTATAATAATATTACATATATTGTAATCACCTTGAATCAAAGCATAAATAATGTATATAGTATTTATGTTATAAGGGAATGTCCTTTTTATTTAAACTATTGGTGTGGAGATACATTAAAGGTTACTCCTATATTTGTAGACACAAAGGTATTTGATACTGCAAGTACAACGTATATGCAATTAGCAGATGGACAGGTGTACATTACAGTACAGAGTAATAATTATACTAATTTAATTAATTTAAATGATAGAATGATTAAGTTTGGATATGCTTGGAAGGTAATTGCAATAGATAGAACTATCACAGGAATATTGAAATTAAATTGTAAAGTAGATGGATTTATAAATGGTGATGATGAAAAGGGGGAAATTCCTATACATACGGTGGCAACTCATACTTATGTTGTAACTGTAACACCTTCTTCTATTCCTAATTTATCGGTAGGTAGTACACAACAATTAACTGCTAGTGTAACAGAAGATGGAACTGCTATAAATAATGCAACATTTACATACACTTCAAGTGATACTACTATTGCCACAATTTCTACAAGTGGACTTGTAACCGCTGTAAAGGCAGGTAGTGTAACAATAACAGTAGCATATAATAATCATACTGCAACAGTAAGTATAACTGTAATATCATCAACTCCAACAGCAAGTTATACATTGAACGGTTCTACGGTCTTAAAAGTAGGTAATACAGGCACATGGACAGTTTTAAATTCAGATGGAACAACTCCAACAGAAAGTTTTAATTTCACTGTAAGCGATACTAATAAAGCAACAAAACAAGGTACTACAAGTAATTCAGTAACTTTAAAAGGTGTAACATATGGACAAATAAAATTAACTGCAACAGATAGCAATGGGATAAGTTGTTGGAAAGTAATTAGTGTACAAAATGGATGGTAG